In a genomic window of Nothobranchius furzeri strain GRZ-AD chromosome 14, NfurGRZ-RIMD1, whole genome shotgun sequence:
- the LOC107389903 gene encoding gap junction alpha-8 protein, producing the protein MGDWSFLGNILEEVNEHSTVIGRVWLTVLFIFRILILGTAAEFVWGDEQSDYVCNTQQPGCENVCYDEAFPISHIRLWVLQIIFVSTPSLVYVGHAVHHVHMEEKRKEREEAELSRQQELSEERLPLAPDQGSVRTTKETSTKGSKKFRLEGTLLRTYICHIIFKTLFEVGFVVGQYFLYGFRILPLYKCSRWPCPNTVDCFVSRPTEKTVFIIFMLAVACVSLFLNFVEISHLGLKKIRFVFRKPAPAPAPSQGEGSSSLPGKSLPPLAVPGLQRAKGYRLLEEEKAPPVSHLYPMAEVGMEAGRGTPPFQGLEEKVEEVLPMKDISKVYDETLPSYTQTTETVGVTLIEEEAEEAPPPEVDAGRVDEGVDEDAEVEEAVNEKAVPPAEAGVEAAETIEDTRPLSRLSKASSRARSDDLTI; encoded by the coding sequence ATGGGTGACTGGAGCTTTCTGGGTAATATTTTAGAGGAAGTCAACGAGCACTCTACGGTAATCGGCCGGGTGTGGCTCACGGTGCTCTTCATCTTCCGCATCCTCATCCTGGGCACGGCGGCGGAGTTTGTGTGGGGCGACGAGCAGTCTGACTATGTCTGCAACACGCAGCAGcccgggtgtgagaacgtgtgctACGACGAGGCCTTCCCCATCTCCCACATCCGCCTCTGGGTGCTGCAGATCATTTTTGTGTCCACGCCGTCTCTGGTGTACGTGGGCCACGCTGTGCACCACGTCCACATGGAGGAGAAACGTAAAGAGCGTGAGGAGGCTGAACTTAGCCGACAGCAGGAACTGAGTGAGGAGCGCCTCCCTCTGGCACCTGACCAGGGAAGCGTTCGCACCACGAAGGAGACCAGCACCAAAGGAAGCAAGAAGTTTCGGCTGGAGGGCACCCTGCTGAGGACCTACATTTGCCACATCATCTTCAAAACACTGTTTGAGGTGGGTTTTGTGGTGGGCCAGTATTTTCTGTATGGCTTCCGCATCCTGCCACTGTATAAATGCAGCCGTTGGCCCTGCCCCAACACCGTAGACTGCTTTGTGTCTCGCCCAACAGAGAAGACggtcttcatcatcttcatgtTGGCCGTGGCCTGCGTCTCACTCTTTCTCAACTTTGTAGAGATCAGCCACTTAGGCCTGAAGAAAATTCGGTTTGTGTTTCGTAAGCCGGCCCCAGCTCCGGCCCCGTCTCAAGGTGAAGGGTCATCTTCTCTACCTGGGAAGAGTCTGCCCCCGCTGGCTGTCCCCGGCCTACAGAGGGCAAAGGGCTACAGGTTGTTGGAGGAGGAAAAAGCCCCCCCTGTTTCTCACCTCTACCCTATGGCCGAAGTTGGCATGGAGGCTGGCAGAGGGACCCCGCCCTTTCAGGGGCTGGAGGAGAAGGTAGAGGAGGTGCTGCCTATGAAGGACATATCTAAAGTGTATGATGAGACTCTGCCTTCCTACACCCAGACTACTGAGACAGTGGGGGTGACATTAATAGAGGAGGAAGCTGAGGAGGCACCTCCACCAGAAGTGGATGCAGGGAGGGTGGATGAAGGCGTGGATGAAGACGCAGAGGTAGAGGAAGCTGTGAACGAGAAGGCGGTCCCTCCAGCAGAAGCAGGGGTGGAGGCCGCCGAGACGATAGAAGACACCAGACCACTGAGCCGACTGAGCAAAGCGAGCAGCAGGGCCAGGTCAGACGACCTCACCATATGA